Within the Candidatus Alcyoniella australis genome, the region AGCTGCGCGGCGATTACTTCCTTGCGCGTCAGGTAGACCCCGATCAGGCTCGTGTTGTCCCGGGTCTGGAGCAGCTGGGTGTTGAGCAGCATCTCGCTTAGGTCGTAGGGCAGGCCGGACTCGACCTCGAAGGGAACTACCTGCTGGATCTTGGAGCGCTTGGTGAACGGCAGCTCGAGCGTGCGCCAGACCACGCTACGCGCCGGCATCGCCACCACGATCTCGTCGAAACCCGAGTCGATCTGCAACAGGAAATCCCGCAGCGCGCGCAGTGCCGGACCGAGCAGCTCGGCCTCGTCCTGTTCGGCCGCCGCGGGATGATCCTCGCCCGACGTGGGGTCGATGGCCATCTGGTGGTGGAAGACCAGTTTGCGGCCTCGCAGCGAGGTCTCGATTACGGTTCCGCAGATGCGATCGGCCGCGATGTCCAGACCTAAAATACGGTGTGCCATTTCCTTCCAATCAACTCTGATCAGGGCGATCCAGGGCACCCCTGTAACAGACGTTAGTTATGCTGTCAAACCAGCAGAGATGGCCGATCGAGCGCGATCCGCGCCGCATTCGGGCCGCCCCTTAAATCGTCCTGAGATAGACCAAGTCTACACGGTCCTTTTGGCGCACCAGCACCGCGTTTAGAACCTTGGTCGTCTCGTTGGTGGTCGCAATAACCTTGATGTTGAACGTTCGGGTTTTTACCGTGCAGGCTTTGTTCAACTGGCGCGCCAGGTTGCTGGGCAATCCCAACCGTTTTAGGTCGCGTCGGATGTTCTTTTTCTTGAACGGCTTCTCGGCCCGCGATTCGACGATCACGTCGGCCCAGTCGCCGCTGGTCCCGGGCTCGATCGACTCGATCAACGCGGCGAGGACCTCCACCGGCGCGGTGTTGATGTTGATCCGACTGCCGCCGAAGATCGTCACGTACGGCTCGACCTTGCTGAAAATCTCGTCGTTGAATCCGGCGACCTGGCGCAGCTCGCTGAGCGAACTCATCGGCCCGTTGCGCGGCTGGACCGACGGCGTCATCTGCGAGTAGCCGTAGGCCGAGTCCTCGTAGACACCGGAGACCACGTCCTGGTCGTTCGGATCGATCCAGTCGATGATCGGGTTGACCAGCGCCGGGTCGATATCGAGGCTGACGAACAGCGCGGCGAGCTGGTCCTGGGTCCGCTTGTTGATGCTGCCCGAGGTTCTGACCAGCCGGTTGAGATTGAGCTTGCTGTTCTCATCGACGATCTGCACCGTTACCATCCCGTCGCCGATGGGGATCGGCGGCAGCGGCATGGCCCAATCCTCGTTCAGGTGGTCGTACTTGTTGTCGTTGTAGTCCTCGACCAGGAACTTGCCGGCCACGTTCATACCGCTGAGCGCCAGGTAGTTGGCGCGCAGATCGTCGGCAATGTTGTTGGCGATGGCGAAATTTACCCGCGCGTTAAAATGAAACTCGAGCACCAGGATCGAGAGGATGGCGATTATCAGCAGCACCATTATCAGCGCCACGCCGCTTTGGCTGCGCGGATCGATCGGGCCGCGGCTCATCGCAGTTCCTCGTGGGCCTCGGCCAGCTTGAGTACGGTGCGGCTTTGAAAGACCTCGTCGCGGTCGTCCAGGCCGGGAAGGATCAGCGTCAGCTCCACGGCGTAGGGCAGCTGCATTCCGGACTCGGCCTCGCGGCTGTCCCACGAATCGTGCCAGCTGCTGCCGTCCCAGAAGCGAAAGTTGATCCCGCGAATATCGGGGGCCATCTCGTAGGTCACGCCGCCCTCAAGCGGGTCGAGGTCGAGGCTGCCGTCCTCGCGGCGCATCAGGTAGCGCACCTCGTTGGAGCTGTCCTCGATCACGAAGTAGCTCAGCTCGCACTCCTCGCTCTCGCGGTTGTCCACGCCCATCGGCACGTGGGAGAAGCTGGTGAAGGTGATGCTGTCCATCGGATAGCCCCGAAGCTCGGCGTCCTCGCCCAAAAACAGCGTGGGATTGGCCTGACGCGACGGGCTGAGGAAGGCCAGGCTCAGTTCGCGCTGGGCGCGGTCGAGCACCTGGCGGCTGGTCTGGTACATCTCGTTGTAGGCTTCGACCCGTGCCTTGGAATCCACAGTGGTGCTGAAGATCGCGAACACCGTGGATGTGACCAAGCCCAGCACCAGCAGCGCGACCATTACCTCGAGTAGAGTGAAGCCCGCGCGACTCACAGCGCCCTTTCCGGCGGAGCCTCGCTTACCGGAGTTCCCGCGTCGTTGATCCCGCCGCCGCCGAACGCACCGTCGCCGTCGCCGTCGTCGTCGTCGGGGATGCCCAGCCCCTTATCTTGGCCGTCGTTGGGGAACGGGCCGGTGTCGGCGATGAAGTACAGTAAGTCCAGCTCGCGCGGGGAGGGCCCCTCCTGCCAGAGGATCAGCAGGTGCACCTCGCGCACGTCGGGGAAGAAGCTCTCGTCGACCTCGACCCGCCAGGTGAAGCCGGGGAACAGTTCGCCGAAATCGCCCTCGTCGTCTTCCAGCGGCGGGTAGCCCAGCAGCTCGATGTCGGTGATCTTCAATCGCGCCAATTGGGCGGCCAGGGTCTGGTTGCGCGCGCTCTCGGAAAGGCTGATCGAGAACGCGTGGTTTTGCAGCAGCGCGACCATCACCGTGGCCATGATCGCGATCGCCACCATCACTTCGAGCAGGGTAAAGCCTCCGCGGCGACTCACGGCGTCTGCTCCATGCCCTCGAGATCGATGTAGCCCTCGAGGATCTCGCAGCGGCCCGACAGCGGCTTGACGATCAAGGTAAACACCTCGCCGCTTTCGCTGGCGATGTGGATCACGCTGGGTTCGGCCATGCCCGTGGGCAAGAACATCGTCGTGGTCTCGCCCTCGTCGATCTTGCCCGCGTGCAGCGTGACCACGTCCTCGAAGCGTACGCCCACCGGCAGTTGGGTGCGGCCGATGATCGACAGCGGGTCCTCGAGGAATTCGCCGGTCTCGGTCAAAGTGGTGATCCAGTATTCGTTGGTGTCGATGTTGTAGTGCAGGCGCACGTAGTTCTTCTGCATCGCGGCCTGGTTGAAAGCGTATTGCACCGTGCCGGCGAGGATCCGCGTTGAGCTCTTGAACTGTACGTCGAACACGCGGCTGAGGCTCGGGTAGACCACGGTCATCACCAGCGCGAAGATCAGCAGTACGATCAATACCTCGAGCAGAGTGAAGCCCGAGTTTTTGCGACTGCCGCCCGGCATGTTCATTGATCCGTGTCCTCGCCTTAAAGGTCGAGCCCAGCGGATGCTGCTACTGTCCGAAGACGTCGTCCTCGGTGTTGGGCACGCCGTCCGCCCCGGCCGAGAACACGACGGCCATTCCGCCCTGGTTGAGATACAGATAATCCATCTGCCACGGATCGAGCGGCAGGAAGTTGGAATTGAGGTATCCGCCGGGCTTCCAGCGCATCGG harbors:
- a CDS encoding prepilin-type N-terminal cleavage/methylation domain-containing protein; the encoded protein is MSRRGGFTLLEVMVAIAIMATVMVALLQNHAFSISLSESARNQTLAAQLARLKITDIELLGYPPLEDDEGDFGELFPGFTWRVEVDESFFPDVREVHLLILWQEGPSPRELDLLYFIADTGPFPNDGQDKGLGIPDDDDGDGDGAFGGGGINDAGTPVSEAPPERAL
- a CDS encoding type II secretion system protein GspJ is translated as MSRAGFTLLEVMVALLVLGLVTSTVFAIFSTTVDSKARVEAYNEMYQTSRQVLDRAQRELSLAFLSPSRQANPTLFLGEDAELRGYPMDSITFTSFSHVPMGVDNRESEECELSYFVIEDSSNEVRYLMRREDGSLDLDPLEGGVTYEMAPDIRGINFRFWDGSSWHDSWDSREAESGMQLPYAVELTLILPGLDDRDEVFQSRTVLKLAEAHEELR
- a CDS encoding prepilin-type N-terminal cleavage/methylation domain-containing protein, whose amino-acid sequence is MNMPGGSRKNSGFTLLEVLIVLLIFALVMTVVYPSLSRVFDVQFKSSTRILAGTVQYAFNQAAMQKNYVRLHYNIDTNEYWITTLTETGEFLEDPLSIIGRTQLPVGVRFEDVVTLHAGKIDEGETTTMFLPTGMAEPSVIHIASESGEVFTLIVKPLSGRCEILEGYIDLEGMEQTP
- the gspK gene encoding type II secretion system minor pseudopilin GspK gives rise to the protein MSRGPIDPRSQSGVALIMVLLIIAILSILVLEFHFNARVNFAIANNIADDLRANYLALSGMNVAGKFLVEDYNDNKYDHLNEDWAMPLPPIPIGDGMVTVQIVDENSKLNLNRLVRTSGSINKRTQDQLAALFVSLDIDPALVNPIIDWIDPNDQDVVSGVYEDSAYGYSQMTPSVQPRNGPMSSLSELRQVAGFNDEIFSKVEPYVTIFGGSRININTAPVEVLAALIESIEPGTSGDWADVIVESRAEKPFKKKNIRRDLKRLGLPSNLARQLNKACTVKTRTFNIKVIATTNETTKVLNAVLVRQKDRVDLVYLRTI